One Equus asinus isolate D_3611 breed Donkey chromosome 26, EquAss-T2T_v2, whole genome shotgun sequence genomic window carries:
- the POP4 gene encoding ribonuclease P protein subunit p29 isoform X1 — MQSVIYHAFSQKEAKELDVQHLGAQRAEAFVRAFLKRSTPRMSQQAREDQLQRKAVVLEYFTRRKRKERKRKSRGLSARQRRALRLFDIKPEQQRYSLFLPLHELWKQYIRDLCNGLKPDTQPQLIQAKLLKADLHGAIVSVTKSKCPSYVGVTGILLQETKHVFKIITKEDRLKVIPKLNCVFTVEIDGFISYIYGSKFQLRSSERSAKKFKAKGTVDL, encoded by the exons ATGCAGA GTGTGATCTACCATGCGTTTTCTCAGAAAGAGGCAAAGGAGTTGGATGTTCAG CATCTGGGAGCCCAGCGGGCCGAGGCCTTCGTGAGGGCCTTCCTGAAGCGCAGCACGCCCCGCATGAGCCAGCAGGCCCGCGAGGACCAGCTGCAGCGCAAGGCCGTGGTTCTGGAGTACTTCACTCGCCGCAAgcggaaggagaggaagaggaagtccAGAGGCCTCTCTGCCAGGCAGAGGAGGGCGCTGcggctctttgacatcaaaccAGAGCAGCAGAG GTAtagtctttttctccctctccacgAACTCTGGAAACAGTACATCCGGGACCTGTGCAATGGTCTCAAGCCAGACAC GCAGCCACAGCTGATTCAGGCCAAGCTGTTAAAGGCAGATCTTCACGGCGCCATTGTTTCAG TCACCAAATCCAAGTGCCCCTCCTATGTGGGTGTCACAGGAATCCTTCTCCAGGAGACAAAGCACGTTTTCAAAATCATCACCAAAGAAGACCGCCTAAAAG TTATCCCCAAGCTAAACTGTGTGTTCACTGTGGAAATCGATGGCTTCATTTCCTACATTTACGGGAGCAAATTCCAGCTTCGATCAAGTGAGCGGTCTGCGAAGAAGTTCAAAGCGAAGGGGACGGTTGACCTGTGA
- the POP4 gene encoding ribonuclease P protein subunit p29 isoform X2, translating to MSQQAREDQLQRKAVVLEYFTRRKRKERKRKSRGLSARQRRALRLFDIKPEQQRYSLFLPLHELWKQYIRDLCNGLKPDTQPQLIQAKLLKADLHGAIVSVTKSKCPSYVGVTGILLQETKHVFKIITKEDRLKVIPKLNCVFTVEIDGFISYIYGSKFQLRSSERSAKKFKAKGTVDL from the exons ATGAGCCAGCAGGCCCGCGAGGACCAGCTGCAGCGCAAGGCCGTGGTTCTGGAGTACTTCACTCGCCGCAAgcggaaggagaggaagaggaagtccAGAGGCCTCTCTGCCAGGCAGAGGAGGGCGCTGcggctctttgacatcaaaccAGAGCAGCAGAG GTAtagtctttttctccctctccacgAACTCTGGAAACAGTACATCCGGGACCTGTGCAATGGTCTCAAGCCAGACAC GCAGCCACAGCTGATTCAGGCCAAGCTGTTAAAGGCAGATCTTCACGGCGCCATTGTTTCAG TCACCAAATCCAAGTGCCCCTCCTATGTGGGTGTCACAGGAATCCTTCTCCAGGAGACAAAGCACGTTTTCAAAATCATCACCAAAGAAGACCGCCTAAAAG TTATCCCCAAGCTAAACTGTGTGTTCACTGTGGAAATCGATGGCTTCATTTCCTACATTTACGGGAGCAAATTCCAGCTTCGATCAAGTGAGCGGTCTGCGAAGAAGTTCAAAGCGAAGGGGACGGTTGACCTGTGA